The Desulfovibrio inopinatus DSM 10711 genome window below encodes:
- a CDS encoding esterase/lipase family protein: MKLSISFILVACMVLSSLSLSGCGGRYGVAPVSLDARMEQLGKTALVNGRPSLKTELILRQRGLQSLWRKDIYQVYWAVKADYEDEGSRDLFFAMMELAYIGAKQQPKNSAEEARYLLTCLVHAHDFLFDSKLIPKPSPFEPSFGIARRFYDRALAELIVNRRERNLTPRANERLPMLDGSVQLDPPKSELAWNPTEFDKYFVSYEFKTFGLTEEYITQGVGVPLIAVRNVKEQDSRDVRNRFIPSIRQTFAATVFLRIKPADERPSPLPPVRQARLELYDPFKSFEIQEGWDDASQEDGRHLPLTSDLTTPLAYMMQVNSPSSGFVGLVRPEEWSESQGLIMFQPYEPNKIPVVFVHGLLSSPMTWLPMINTLMGDPELRKHYQFWFFRYPTGNPVLYSASLFRQYLQKAEATFDPNGTNPAFDKMVIVGHSMGGLLTRSTIQDSGDNIWNSLADIPFDTAELTPDERDQVKKMVYFKPLPFVSRVVFMAVPHRGATLADSAIGRIGSYLVMLPVTLLKQSFGVFYKIQAKVRPDEAGANYLEDEVSIPTGIDSLSPKNSTLIAGSELPLLVPYHSIIGNEDHADMPEGTDGVVPYSSSHLDGAVSERIFLSGHSVHTKPLAIREVRRILLEHAAKSIMQAGTP, translated from the coding sequence TTGAAGCTCTCTATTTCTTTCATTCTCGTCGCATGCATGGTCTTGTCCTCCCTTTCTCTTTCTGGGTGCGGGGGACGCTATGGTGTTGCTCCTGTTTCTCTTGATGCACGTATGGAGCAACTCGGGAAGACCGCTTTGGTCAATGGACGACCAAGCCTGAAAACAGAACTCATTTTACGACAACGCGGATTACAATCTTTATGGCGCAAAGATATTTACCAAGTCTATTGGGCAGTCAAAGCAGATTATGAAGATGAAGGGTCTCGCGATCTTTTTTTTGCCATGATGGAATTGGCGTATATTGGCGCCAAGCAACAGCCGAAAAATTCAGCCGAAGAAGCGCGATACCTCCTGACCTGCCTGGTTCATGCACACGATTTCCTCTTTGATTCCAAGCTCATCCCTAAGCCATCCCCATTTGAGCCAAGTTTTGGTATTGCACGCCGTTTTTATGATCGCGCTTTGGCCGAACTCATTGTGAATCGTCGGGAGCGCAATCTTACCCCGAGAGCCAATGAACGTCTTCCCATGCTGGATGGAAGCGTTCAACTTGATCCTCCCAAATCTGAATTGGCTTGGAATCCCACAGAATTTGATAAGTATTTTGTATCGTATGAGTTTAAAACTTTTGGACTCACTGAAGAATACATAACCCAAGGGGTTGGCGTTCCCTTAATTGCCGTCCGCAATGTCAAAGAACAAGACAGTCGCGACGTGCGAAATCGATTCATTCCCTCTATTCGACAGACGTTTGCCGCAACAGTGTTTTTGCGCATCAAACCGGCCGATGAGCGACCGAGTCCATTGCCGCCTGTGCGCCAAGCTCGACTTGAACTCTATGATCCCTTTAAGTCATTTGAAATTCAGGAAGGTTGGGATGATGCCAGTCAAGAGGATGGACGCCACCTTCCGTTGACATCGGATTTGACCACACCACTTGCCTACATGATGCAGGTCAACTCGCCTTCATCAGGGTTTGTTGGTCTCGTTAGGCCGGAAGAATGGTCAGAGAGTCAGGGGCTGATTATGTTTCAGCCCTATGAACCGAATAAAATCCCCGTTGTGTTCGTTCACGGATTATTGTCTTCGCCCATGACATGGCTCCCTATGATCAACACGTTAATGGGTGATCCAGAACTTCGAAAGCACTATCAATTTTGGTTCTTCAGATACCCCACAGGCAACCCAGTTCTCTACTCCGCCTCTCTTTTTCGGCAATATCTGCAGAAAGCTGAAGCGACGTTTGATCCGAACGGCACCAATCCTGCTTTCGATAAAATGGTTATTGTCGGCCATAGCATGGGGGGATTACTGACGCGAAGCACCATTCAAGATAGTGGAGACAACATTTGGAATAGCCTGGCTGACATTCCGTTTGATACCGCGGAATTAACACCTGACGAGCGTGACCAGGTGAAGAAAATGGTATATTTTAAACCGCTTCCGTTTGTTTCTCGCGTCGTCTTCATGGCCGTTCCCCATCGGGGAGCAACTCTTGCCGATAGTGCTATTGGGAGAATTGGATCCTATCTTGTTATGTTACCAGTAACATTGCTTAAACAGTCATTCGGTGTTTTTTATAAGATCCAAGCGAAAGTTCGTCCTGATGAAGCTGGGGCAAATTATCTCGAGGATGAAGTCAGCATTCCTACTGGGATCGATAGCTTATCTCCTAAAAACTCGACATTGATCGCCGGTTCCGAGTTACCATTACTGGTGCCGTATCATTCGATTATCGGAAATGAAGATCACGCGGATATGCCAGAAGGGACGGATGGCGTTGTACCGTATTCAAGCTCACACCTCGACGGCGCCGTTTCTGAACGAATTTTTCTCTCGGGCCACAGTGTCCACACCAAACCTTTAGCTATTCGCGAAGTTCGACGAATACTTTTAGAGCACGCGGCGAAGAGCATTATGCAGGCAGGGACGCCGTAA
- a CDS encoding tautomerase family protein: MPMVNIKITNEGATAEQKAELIKGATELLQRVLGKNPATTIVLIEEIETDNWGIGGESVTVRRNRGQ, translated from the coding sequence ATGCCGATGGTCAATATCAAGATTACGAATGAAGGCGCTACAGCAGAACAAAAGGCCGAGCTTATCAAAGGAGCGACGGAGCTGCTGCAGAGGGTTCTCGGCAAGAATCCAGCGACCACAATTGTACTCATCGAAGAAATAGAGACAGATAATTGGGGGATTGGCGGAGAAAGCGTGACAGTCCGTCGAAACAGAGGACAATAA
- a CDS encoding transcriptional regulator, with protein MRATVTKIGNSIGIILPEEAVARLKVTKGDNVFLTETAEGYSITPYDPELAEQMEAARRGMSRYRNALRELAK; from the coding sequence ATGCGAGCTACGGTTACAAAAATTGGCAATTCAATTGGAATCATTCTTCCGGAAGAAGCGGTTGCGCGTCTTAAAGTGACGAAAGGGGACAATGTGTTTCTCACCGAGACGGCGGAAGGATATTCCATTACTCCCTATGATCCGGAACTTGCGGAACAAATGGAAGCTGCACGGCGGGGCATGTCCCGCTATCGCAATGCACTACGTGAACTTGCAAAATGA
- a CDS encoding type II toxin-antitoxin system death-on-curing family toxin → MTSWRWLSEKFILAVHDEHIAVHGGSEGIRDPGLLSSALARPQNLLAYSSPNIFDLAAAYAFGIIRNHPFVDGNKRTSFLAAYVFLDVNEWELIAPETEE, encoded by the coding sequence ATGACGTCTTGGCGTTGGCTTTCTGAAAAGTTCATCCTCGCGGTGCATGACGAGCACATTGCCGTGCATGGCGGAAGTGAAGGTATCCGTGATCCGGGCCTTTTGTCTTCTGCTCTTGCCAGACCTCAGAATCTTCTTGCGTATAGCTCTCCAAATATTTTCGATCTTGCCGCAGCGTATGCTTTCGGCATTATCCGCAATCATCCTTTTGTGGACGGCAACAAGCGAACGAGCTTTCTTGCCGCCTACGTTTTTCTTGATGTGAACGAATGGGAATTGATCGCTCCGGAAACTGAAGAGTGA
- a CDS encoding N-6 DNA methylase, producing the protein MAQLEHIEAIEKRLWKAADDMRANSNYASNEYFLPVMGLIFLRHAYSRFLAVKDDIVANLPSRGGKTRPLTKEDFSQKSSIFLQPKAQFDTLVALTDSDDRAKAIIEAMESIESDYASLRGVLPKNEYQELSKEVLGQLIRTLDPDELKRVKGDVFGRIYEYFLTQFADKKAHDGGEFFTPISLVSLIANILEPSYGTVLDPACGSGGMFVQSARVVERQHQNPNEKLTFRGLEKNPTTIRLAKMNLAVHGLEGDIQKAITYYEDPHELLGKAEYVMANPPFNVDEIDAKKVENDPRLPFGLPGENKNKKVPNGNYIWISYFYSYLNETGRAGFVMSSQASSAGREEAKVRQKLVETGDVDAMVAIRSNFFYTRTVPCELWFLNRAKPEEHKDKVLMIDARNIYRKVTRKIYDFSPEQEQNILAIVWLYRGQKEKYLDLVAGYCQRVLGEAEGCFTGQRENGDTIELLPEFTASLDALLTAMKPFVKTLAVDAAHAEPLKEYETALAAFHADVDGFKATIGEQVEVWKTQDTSNGKLKQAVERLAPLAETSRDVVKQTDLLYKLACRLIETCETECAARDNDAWASRDITRARKAADQARLLAVDQLKLVRSFHRHARWLTERFPEAKLRDVEGLVKLVDRAEIEANDWSLTPGRYVGVAPEEVDEDFDFEEALRDIHVELEDLNAEAAQLAATIKKNFEELGV; encoded by the coding sequence ATGGCGCAACTAGAACATATAGAAGCCATTGAAAAGAGACTGTGGAAAGCCGCCGACGACATGCGGGCCAACTCGAATTACGCCAGCAACGAATACTTCCTACCCGTTATGGGGCTTATTTTTCTTCGACACGCCTACAGCCGATTCTTGGCGGTGAAAGACGACATCGTGGCGAACCTTCCATCCCGTGGGGGCAAAACTAGGCCATTGACAAAGGAAGACTTCTCGCAGAAAAGCTCCATCTTCCTCCAGCCCAAGGCCCAATTCGACACCCTGGTTGCGCTCACGGACAGCGACGACCGAGCCAAAGCCATTATCGAGGCTATGGAGTCCATCGAATCCGACTACGCGAGCTTGCGCGGCGTTCTGCCGAAGAACGAGTATCAGGAGTTGAGCAAGGAGGTATTGGGGCAATTGATTCGGACGTTGGACCCGGATGAGTTGAAACGGGTGAAGGGCGATGTCTTTGGCCGCATCTACGAATATTTCCTGACGCAGTTTGCCGACAAGAAGGCGCATGACGGAGGCGAATTCTTCACGCCCATCTCCCTGGTGTCCTTGATCGCCAACATTCTGGAACCGAGCTACGGCACTGTTCTGGACCCGGCCTGCGGTTCCGGGGGCATGTTTGTGCAAAGCGCTCGTGTGGTTGAGCGGCAACACCAGAACCCCAACGAAAAACTGACCTTCCGTGGCCTGGAGAAAAACCCCACTACCATCAGGCTGGCAAAGATGAATCTGGCTGTGCATGGCCTGGAAGGGGACATCCAGAAAGCCATTACTTATTATGAAGACCCGCACGAACTGCTCGGCAAAGCCGAGTATGTCATGGCGAATCCTCCTTTTAATGTCGATGAAATAGATGCGAAGAAGGTAGAGAATGACCCGCGTCTCCCGTTTGGACTACCGGGGGAAAACAAAAACAAAAAAGTGCCTAACGGCAACTATATCTGGATCAGCTATTTCTACAGCTACCTGAACGAGACTGGACGCGCCGGCTTTGTCATGTCTTCCCAGGCCTCCAGTGCTGGCCGGGAGGAAGCCAAGGTCCGCCAAAAGCTCGTGGAGACCGGCGACGTGGACGCCATGGTCGCGATCCGCTCGAACTTCTTCTACACGCGCACCGTCCCGTGCGAATTGTGGTTCCTGAACCGAGCAAAGCCGGAAGAGCACAAAGACAAGGTGCTCATGATCGACGCGCGGAACATCTACCGTAAGGTCACGCGCAAGATTTACGACTTCAGCCCCGAGCAGGAACAGAACATTCTCGCCATCGTCTGGCTCTACCGAGGGCAGAAAGAGAAATACCTTGATTTGGTCGCCGGGTATTGCCAGCGAGTGCTTGGCGAGGCCGAAGGCTGTTTCACCGGTCAGCGAGAAAATGGCGACACCATCGAACTGTTACCTGAATTCACGGCGTCCCTGGATGCGCTCCTCACCGCCATGAAGCCCTTTGTGAAAACCCTTGCAGTGGACGCCGCCCATGCGGAGCCGCTCAAGGAGTACGAGACCGCGTTGGCTGCCTTCCATGCCGATGTGGACGGCTTCAAAGCCACCATTGGCGAACAAGTGGAAGTGTGGAAGACGCAGGACACCAGCAACGGGAAATTAAAGCAGGCCGTTGAACGACTGGCTCCGTTGGCCGAAACCAGCCGGGATGTGGTCAAGCAGACCGACCTGCTCTACAAGCTAGCCTGCCGCCTCATCGAGACCTGTGAAACTGAATGCGCGGCCCGTGACAACGACGCCTGGGCCAGCCGGGACATCACCCGCGCCCGCAAGGCTGCGGATCAGGCACGGCTCCTCGCCGTAGACCAACTCAAACTGGTTCGCTCCTTCCACCGGCACGCACGCTGGCTGACCGAGCGTTTCCCTGAAGCAAAACTCCGCGACGTGGAGGGACTGGTCAAGCTGGTGGACCGGGCCGAGATAGAAGCCAACGACTGGAGCCTGACACCGGGGCGTTACGTTGGTGTGGCCCCGGAAGAGGTAGACGAGGATTTCGACTTCGAAGAAGCCCTCCGGGATATCCATGTGGAACTGGAGGACTTGAACGCCGAGGCCGCACAGCTCGCAGCGACCATCAAGAAGAATTTTGAGGAGCTGGGAGTATGA
- a CDS encoding restriction endonuclease subunit S: MRWNQVCLGQYIDAGKMDVQTGPFGTQLRASDYTPEGTPVINVRNVGYGDLRVEKLEFVPDDVVQRLSKHLLEDGDIVFGRKGAVDRHLLVKPDHSGWMQGSDCIRLRILSDDVLPDFLSFAMRTNSHKEWMITQCSNKATMASLNQDVISRIPIKIPELRIQQDIVEILSAYDDLIENNRRRIQLLEESARLLYKEWFVRLRFPGHEHVKVVDGVPEGWGKKTLSSIADITMGQSPKSQYYNTEGVGLPFHQGVKDFGQRFPENITYCTVKSRLAEAGDILFSVRAPVGRINVSTEIIVIGRGLSAIRSKRKQQSFLLYNLKNHFFKEDMIGAGAIYAAITKKDLHSVELLQPSDSIVEMFLGHVNPIDKQIEVITAQTNVLTKARDLLLPRLMNGEVAI, translated from the coding sequence ATGAGGTGGAATCAGGTTTGCCTCGGGCAGTACATTGATGCAGGAAAAATGGACGTGCAAACCGGCCCCTTTGGAACCCAGCTTCGGGCATCAGACTATACCCCAGAGGGCACTCCAGTCATAAACGTTCGAAATGTCGGCTATGGTGATTTACGGGTAGAAAAATTGGAATTTGTTCCAGACGATGTGGTTCAACGTCTTTCAAAGCACCTTCTCGAAGATGGGGATATTGTTTTTGGTAGGAAAGGAGCTGTAGACAGGCATTTACTTGTTAAACCTGACCACTCAGGTTGGATGCAAGGCTCTGATTGCATACGCCTTCGGATTTTGTCTGATGACGTTCTGCCAGACTTTCTGTCCTTTGCAATGAGGACCAATAGTCACAAAGAATGGATGATCACTCAGTGTTCCAATAAGGCCACAATGGCATCTTTAAACCAAGATGTGATCAGCAGAATACCTATAAAAATTCCTGAGCTTAGAATTCAACAAGACATCGTCGAAATCCTTTCCGCCTACGACGACCTCATCGAAAACAACCGCCGCCGCATCCAATTGCTCGAAGAGTCGGCGCGGCTGCTCTACAAGGAATGGTTCGTGCGGCTTCGCTTTCCCGGTCATGAGCACGTCAAGGTTGTGGATGGCGTGCCGGAGGGGTGGGGGAAGAAGACGCTTTCTTCAATCGCAGACATCACTATGGGACAAAGCCCTAAATCGCAGTATTACAACACTGAAGGAGTAGGCCTGCCATTTCATCAAGGGGTCAAAGATTTTGGCCAACGATTCCCTGAAAACATAACTTATTGCACAGTAAAAAGCAGACTAGCCGAAGCTGGAGATATACTGTTCAGTGTAAGGGCACCTGTTGGTAGAATTAATGTTTCGACTGAAATAATTGTTATTGGACGTGGTCTTTCCGCGATTAGAAGTAAAAGAAAACAACAAAGTTTTCTTTTGTACAACTTGAAGAACCATTTTTTCAAAGAAGATATGATTGGTGCCGGAGCGATATACGCAGCGATCACAAAAAAGGATTTGCACAGCGTAGAGCTACTTCAGCCAAGTGACAGCATAGTAGAAATGTTTCTGGGCCATGTGAATCCAATCGATAAGCAAATTGAAGTTATTACTGCCCAAACAAACGTATTGACCAAAGCCCGCGACCTGCTCCTTCCCCGGCTCATGAATGGTGAGGTGGCGATATGA
- a CDS encoding AAA family ATPase — protein MLNKIELKNFGPLDRLNWSMLGSINLVIGGNGTGKTFLLKALYSAMRTLEEYRRGDDQRTAAEILADKLYWTFQPDKIGDLVTKGADGPLSCAVQFDDQNFIYSFGKDTTKQISSLENHVQPRSSNSIFLPAKEVLSLHQIILKSREQDKTFGFDDTYLDLARALRQSPTRGKNYSEFAKSRQSLEDILGGRVEYDEASGRWQFKKGNQKFPIGVTAEGIKKIAILDTLLGNRYLDTNSIVFIDEPESALHPVAVSKFLDIVAVLAERGIQFFLASHSYFVVKKLFLIAQEQNVSIPVISAHDNEWVTANLKDGMPENTIIDESIRLYKEEVGLALK, from the coding sequence ATGCTGAATAAAATCGAACTCAAAAATTTTGGTCCGCTTGACAGATTGAACTGGTCGATGCTCGGCTCGATCAATTTGGTTATCGGCGGCAATGGAACCGGCAAAACGTTTCTTCTGAAAGCCCTTTACAGCGCCATGCGGACGCTGGAGGAGTACAGGCGAGGCGATGATCAGCGCACGGCGGCGGAAATCTTGGCGGATAAACTTTACTGGACCTTCCAGCCAGACAAAATCGGCGATCTGGTAACCAAGGGCGCAGATGGTCCCTTATCTTGCGCAGTGCAGTTCGACGACCAGAATTTTATCTACAGCTTCGGCAAGGATACGACCAAGCAAATCTCCTCGCTGGAGAATCATGTTCAACCCAGGTCGAGCAACTCCATTTTTCTTCCGGCGAAGGAAGTCTTGTCCCTGCATCAGATCATTCTCAAATCCCGTGAACAGGACAAAACCTTTGGTTTTGACGATACCTATCTGGACCTCGCAAGGGCGTTGCGCCAGTCACCCACGAGGGGCAAAAATTACTCAGAATTCGCCAAGTCGCGCCAGAGTCTGGAGGATATTCTCGGAGGCCGCGTTGAATATGACGAGGCGTCAGGGCGCTGGCAGTTCAAAAAGGGCAATCAGAAGTTTCCCATCGGGGTGACGGCGGAAGGGATCAAGAAAATTGCCATCCTCGATACGCTTCTTGGCAACCGATATCTTGACACCAACTCAATCGTTTTTATCGATGAACCGGAATCGGCTCTACATCCCGTAGCGGTTTCCAAATTTCTTGATATCGTGGCAGTATTAGCTGAGCGTGGCATCCAGTTTTTTCTCGCCAGCCATTCCTATTTCGTGGTGAAGAAACTGTTTTTGATTGCACAGGAACAAAATGTATCCATTCCGGTGATTTCGGCTCATGACAATGAGTGGGTAACGGCGAATCTCAAAGACGGGATGCCGGAAAACACGATCATTGATGAATCGATCCGGCTGTATAAAGAAGAAGTTGGGTTGGCGCTCAAATGA
- a CDS encoding type I restriction endonuclease subunit R: MSNSYTEDTLVQQTTAEYLETHLGWDSVYAYNTETYGPDGTLGRDSDKEVVLTRYLREALIKLNPGLPGSAYDDAIRQITATVASQTMLATNREKYELITNGVQVTFQNADEERIRERLKILDFSDPTNNHFLCVRELWVRGDLYRRRADIVGFVNGLPLLFMELKNVNKDIRAAYEQNFMDYKDTVPHLFHHNAIVVLGNGMDAKLGSVSSKFEHFNDWKRLEEDEPGVVDMETLLKGVCDKHNFIDLIENFILFDESAGESRKILARNHQFLGVNRALEAVEDRENRQGKLGVFWHTQGAGKSYSIVFFTRKVHRKLGGNFTFVLLTDREDLDTQLYKTFAGCGVVNNDSDSCRASSGKHLSSLLAEHKAYVFSLIQKFNQEVKSDEAYTTRDDVIVITDEAHRTQYGTLALNLRNALPHASYIGFTGTPLFSSDEITRRVFGNYISTYDFQRAVEDKATVPLYYDARGDKLGLAVGDLNERIAEKLEELEAGDIDVEQQLEKELKRDYHIITAEKRLEQVAQDFVLHYSRAWETGKVMLVCIDKITCVRMHGLILKHWNQRIADLETELKTAADEQDELYRRRQIQWMKETVAAVVVSEEQGEVDKFSKWGLDIKPHRRLIKEGIDLPESMRNKPQFRNLQRMGLEDAFKEEEHPFRIAIVCAMWLTGFDVPSLSTLYLDKPLKAHTLMQAIARANRVNEGKNNGLIVDYCGILKNLRKALATFAGQGDTGHGGDGGEIEPAKPEEELLADLSEAIAFVRAFLAQSGASLDDIITQTGFKRNAAILAAKEAANENDQTRKRFEVMCREVFKKFKACINVKGVNSHRADYDAINVVYKSLQQDREQADISDIIRRLHEVVDEAIETESSQVGHESDPYDISKIDFDKLRKEFESSSRQRTTVQNLKNCIEQRVNRLLMQNPLRTDFQQHYEDIVAKYNREKDRATIEKTFDALIEFVKALSEEETRALREGLSEESLAVFDILKKETLSKEDINKIKNVSTQLIEKLKSEKLKIDNWRAKETTRDAVMITIQDFLWDEKAGLPASYAEFEVSQKAESVFTHVFRVYPTVPSPYYASVSSPI; the protein is encoded by the coding sequence ATGTCCAATTCCTACACCGAAGACACTCTCGTCCAACAAACCACTGCCGAATACTTGGAAACTCATCTCGGCTGGGACTCCGTGTATGCCTATAACACCGAAACCTATGGGCCAGACGGAACGTTGGGGCGGGATTCGGACAAAGAGGTCGTGCTTACTCGTTACCTGCGCGAGGCGTTGATCAAACTCAATCCTGGGCTGCCTGGTTCTGCTTATGACGATGCGATTCGTCAGATAACCGCAACTGTGGCCAGTCAGACGATGCTGGCGACCAATCGCGAAAAATATGAACTCATCACAAACGGAGTACAAGTTACCTTTCAAAACGCTGACGAGGAGCGCATTCGGGAAAGGCTGAAGATTCTGGATTTTTCCGATCCCACGAACAATCATTTCCTTTGTGTGCGTGAGCTATGGGTCAGGGGAGACCTCTATCGACGACGGGCGGATATTGTCGGCTTCGTCAACGGCCTTCCGTTGCTGTTTATGGAATTGAAGAACGTCAACAAAGATATACGTGCGGCCTACGAGCAGAACTTCATGGACTACAAGGACACCGTCCCCCATCTGTTTCATCACAACGCCATAGTCGTTCTGGGCAATGGGATGGATGCCAAGCTCGGGTCGGTCTCCAGCAAATTTGAACATTTCAACGACTGGAAGCGTCTGGAAGAAGACGAGCCGGGAGTTGTGGACATGGAGACGTTGCTCAAGGGAGTCTGCGATAAACACAACTTCATTGACCTCATTGAAAATTTCATCCTCTTTGATGAGTCCGCAGGAGAGTCGCGAAAAATCTTGGCGCGGAACCATCAGTTTCTTGGCGTGAACCGTGCTCTTGAGGCCGTTGAGGATAGGGAGAATCGCCAGGGCAAACTGGGCGTCTTCTGGCATACGCAAGGAGCGGGGAAGAGCTATTCCATTGTTTTCTTTACTCGCAAAGTACACCGCAAACTGGGCGGTAACTTCACTTTTGTTCTCCTTACAGACAGAGAAGATCTTGACACCCAGCTCTACAAAACATTTGCTGGTTGCGGCGTGGTAAACAATGACAGTGATTCCTGCCGGGCTTCCAGCGGTAAGCATCTGAGTAGCCTGTTGGCGGAACACAAGGCGTATGTCTTTTCTTTGATTCAAAAGTTCAATCAGGAAGTAAAGTCGGACGAGGCATATACGACACGAGATGATGTTATTGTCATTACCGATGAGGCGCATCGGACGCAGTATGGCACATTGGCTCTCAATCTACGTAATGCCCTGCCGCATGCTAGTTATATCGGCTTCACCGGTACCCCTTTGTTCTCCAGTGACGAAATTACCCGGCGTGTCTTTGGGAATTACATCTCCACATACGATTTTCAGCGAGCCGTTGAAGACAAGGCGACGGTTCCCCTTTATTATGACGCCCGAGGGGATAAGCTCGGCCTGGCTGTCGGCGACCTCAACGAAAGAATTGCCGAGAAGCTGGAAGAGCTGGAGGCTGGCGACATAGATGTGGAGCAGCAGCTCGAAAAGGAGCTGAAACGGGATTACCACATCATTACCGCCGAGAAGCGACTTGAGCAGGTCGCCCAGGATTTTGTTCTTCACTATTCGAGGGCGTGGGAAACCGGCAAGGTGATGTTGGTATGTATCGACAAGATTACCTGCGTACGAATGCACGGGTTGATTCTCAAGCACTGGAACCAGCGCATAGCTGACCTTGAAACGGAATTGAAAACGGCTGCGGATGAACAGGACGAACTTTACCGTCGGAGGCAGATTCAGTGGATGAAAGAGACCGTCGCCGCCGTGGTGGTCAGCGAAGAACAAGGAGAGGTAGATAAGTTCAGCAAATGGGGCCTGGATATTAAGCCTCACCGACGCCTGATCAAAGAGGGCATTGATCTTCCCGAGTCTATGAGGAACAAGCCGCAATTCAGAAACTTGCAGCGAATGGGCTTGGAGGACGCCTTCAAGGAAGAAGAGCACCCGTTTCGAATCGCTATTGTCTGCGCTATGTGGCTGACGGGTTTCGATGTTCCCAGCCTTTCAACTCTGTATCTGGACAAGCCTCTCAAGGCCCATACCCTGATGCAGGCCATCGCCCGTGCAAACAGGGTCAACGAAGGAAAGAACAACGGCCTTATCGTTGACTATTGCGGGATCCTGAAAAACCTCCGCAAAGCCTTAGCGACCTTTGCAGGACAAGGCGATACCGGCCATGGTGGTGACGGTGGAGAGATAGAACCAGCCAAACCGGAAGAAGAACTTCTCGCGGACCTGTCAGAGGCTATCGCTTTTGTCCGTGCTTTTTTGGCCCAAAGCGGCGCTTCATTGGATGATATCATCACCCAAACGGGTTTTAAACGGAATGCTGCCATTCTCGCGGCTAAGGAAGCTGCCAACGAAAACGACCAGACCCGTAAACGATTTGAAGTGATGTGCAGGGAGGTTTTCAAAAAATTCAAAGCCTGCATCAATGTCAAAGGTGTGAACAGTCACCGTGCCGACTATGACGCCATCAACGTGGTGTACAAGAGCTTGCAGCAGGATCGGGAGCAGGCCGACATATCCGATATTATCCGTCGTCTCCACGAAGTGGTGGATGAGGCCATCGAGACGGAGTCCTCCCAGGTTGGGCATGAAAGCGATCCATACGACATTAGTAAAATCGATTTCGATAAGCTCAGGAAGGAGTTCGAAAGCAGTTCACGGCAACGTACCACGGTACAGAACTTGAAAAATTGTATTGAACAACGCGTGAACCGCCTCCTTATGCAAAATCCCTTGAGGACGGATTTTCAGCAGCATTACGAAGACATTGTCGCTAAATACAATAGGGAAAAAGACCGTGCAACCATCGAAAAAACATTCGATGCACTCATAGAGTTTGTAAAAGCTCTGAGCGAAGAAGAAACACGGGCACTTCGTGAAGGCCTTTCTGAAGAGTCTCTTGCCGTCTTCGACATTTTGAAAAAAGAAACACTCAGCAAAGAAGATATAAATAAAATCAAAAACGTATCGACTCAATTAATTGAAAAGCTCAAATCAGAAAAATTGAAGATAGATAACTGGAGAGCAAAAGAAACCACGCGTGATGCCGTCATGATTACAATACAAGATTTTCTCTGGGATGAAAAAGCAGGGCTTCCTGCTTCATACGCAGAATTTGAGGTGTCACAGAAAGCGGAGAGTGTGTTTACTCATGTGTTTCGCGTATACCCTACGGTCCCTTCGCCATATTATGCGAGCGTATCATCGCCAATCTAA